In the Paramisgurnus dabryanus chromosome 18, PD_genome_1.1, whole genome shotgun sequence genome, CTTGGACTGCAATATGTTGCTCGTATATGATCGTCAAACATTACTAAACATTCGCATGGCTATTGTTTCTACTGATGTTGACATTGAAGAATCCTGTCGGTTTTCCCCACCTGTATACCAGTACCTCTCTGTACAGCGTTGGCATCCTGTTGAGACTACTTGGAAGCGACGGCGTCGGAGAAAACGTGGAAAGCGGGGTGGTTTCGCTGTTCGATTGAAGTCTATTGTGCGGTCCTCAGCGGAGTGTGTTGGTCCTGTGTTAGCCTGTGAGCGCCGCTTTGTCAGTGACTTTGCATGGTCTTTTCCCTCTCATCGGTGGCTTCGACCCGTTGTAGGATCCTCCTCGATCGACATCATCTCTCCCAGTTTCCGACGTCGTGGGGTGAACCAGTGCAACCTACGCTTGCCAACTCGAAAAACACAGTTGGAGGTAGCTGCACCGTCACTAAAAGTGGCTTTGATTAACGCCCGCTCAGTGGTGAACAagacatttttaataaataatttcttCACGACGCAGGACCtggatattttatttattactgAGACATGGATTAAACCGGATGAGTTAAATCCTTTCACGGAGCTAGCCCCGCATGATTGTTCTTTCCTAAACTCACCGCGGCTATCTGGTCGTGGAGGGGGACTAGCATCActgtttaaaaaacaatatCCTTGCCGTGGTCTGACAACTAGCCCTTGCCGTACATTTGAAGTGCAACTGGTGCAACCTACATCAACTCACTCTCAggtatttgttttgatttatcGCCCCCCTCAGCCAAACaaggattttttaaatgaatttgctGAGTTTGTGGGGGATCTTGTTACCAgatatgacagaattttaatctTGGGTGATTTTAACATTCATGTATGCTGTGATCAGCCACTTTCTAAAGAGTTTCTGAATATCATTGCCTCATTTGATCTGGATCAATGGGTGTCTGGTCACACTCATATTCAGGGACACACTTTGGATTTAATCTTGTCGCGTGGCCTACAAGTATCAGACATTAGCATCAGTAATACTGCTATGTCGGACCACTTTCCGATTCTGTTCTCCCTGCCTCTTAAGGCTGCTAAACATAAACTACAGACATGCTCACGGACAACTAGAATTTTTAATGAATGTGCTAAGGATGACTTTGTGGCATTATATCCCGGTCTACATATGAACCAAGCCACGGTTCCATCAATAAACTCATTAGATGCTGatgaacatttgaagctttTTAATTCTATCTGCTCCGATGTTTTAAATGTTGTTGCTCCAATCAGggtaaagaaaaacaaacctaCTCATGCCTCCAAACCGTGGTTAAATGATAATGTTCGTTCACTTAGACAAACCTGTAGAAGAGCTGAACGCAAGTGGGCTAAGGACAGACTACAAGTTTCCTATGAAATTTTAAAAGATTCCCTAGCTGCTTTTCAGCAGGCTGCGAAAGCTgctaaaaatcattatttttctgAGTTGATTCTGAAAAACAGTAATAGGCCAAATGTTTTATTCTCAATAATTGATTCTGCTCTTAATCCTATAACTAATCAGTTTCCGGAAATTTCTGACTCTCTCTGCGAAGAATTCGCGACTCATTTTAATGAGAAGATCTCATTGATCAGATCTCAAATGCCTCTGTCTCTTTACCAGCCACCTGAAGTGCCCTTGTTCTCTTCTACATGGTCTGTCTTTGAACCTGTTTCTCTTGATTCTCTGATTAAGATTGTTTCAACCTTAAAAACTACCAGTTGCTTTCAGGATGTGATTCCTACTATATTTTTTAAGCAGGTTTTCTGTGTTGTAGGGTCTGACTTGTTGTCTATTATTAACAAGTGTTTAGACACTGGCGCTGTTCCTAACAGCCTGAAACATGCCTCGGTTTTGCCTAAACTTAAAAAGTCTAGTTTGGATACCACAACTTTAAGTAACTACCGCCCAATTTCAAATCTCCCTTTTATATCtaaaattttagaaaaagtGGTTCTGAGCCAACTCCAgtcttttttaaatgatggTAATATTAACGAGAAATTCCAATCTGGTTTTAAATCACGTCATAGTACGGAATCTGCACTCTTACGAGTCATGAATGATATCTTGTCCACCACTGACACAGGGCAATTTGTTGCATTGGTCTTGTTAGACCTTAGCTCCGCTTTTGATCTGGTTGATCACAATATTTTAATCTCTCGTCTCGAATCATGTATAGGCTTAAGGGGTACAGTTCTTGAATGGTTCCGCTCATACTTGTCTAACAGAAGCTTTTCTGTCCGCATTGGGCAACAGAGCTCATCCAAAAAGCAACTTGGATTTGGAGTTCCACAGGGCTCAATTCTTGGGCCAGAACTTTTCAAGCTGTATATGTTACCCCTGGGTTCAATTTTATCTAATCATGGGGTTTCATTTCACCTATATGCTGACGACACCCAAATTTACTTGCCTCTGAAGCGTGATGACATGTCTGCTTTAAAACCATTATTGGACTGTCTGGATGAACTTAAAAAATGGCTATCGAgcaattttttaagtttaaatgaaagcaagactgaaattattttgtttggCCCAAATGATCGTGGTACGCATGCAGTTAACCTTCATTCACTATCATCAAACAGCACTAACTGTGTTCGGAACCTGGGAGTCTGGATTGACAACAACATTAAATTTGAAAAGCAGATAAGTGCTGTAGTAAAGTCCTGTTTCTTCCATCTCCGTTTATTAGCTAAGGTTAAGCCTTTTCTGCCTGGCAAGCACTTTGAGATAGCCATGCATGCATTCGTTACATCCAGATTGGACTACTGTAACTCCTTATATATCGGTATTTCTCAGAAATACATAAACCGCCTCCAAGCAGTCCAAAATGCAGCTGCTCGACTCCTCAAAGGTAAACGAAAATTTGACCATATTACACCTGTTCTGATCTCGCTTCATTGGCTACCGGTTAAATTTCGAATAGACTATAAagttttactttttgtttttaagtcTCTACAAAACCAAGCTCCCCAGTACTTATCTGAACTGATCCATCCAGTCCCCCAGCCAAGATCACTTAGATCAGGTGATTCCAACTTACTATCTGTCCCTCAAACCAGGCTCAAAAATAGAGGTGACCGTGCTTTTGGAGTCTACGGACCGAAGCTATGGAATAGCCTACCTTTACACATCAGATCTGCCCAAACCCTGACACTTTTTAAAACTTCCTTAAAAACGTTCTTCTTCTCAAAAGCTTTTAATATTCCTTGATGTTCCTTTTTGATGTCCTGTGTTTCTCTCGTGTTGTATTTTTATTCCTTGCCTTGTTAAGCACTTTGGTCAACGTAAGTTGTTTTTAAAacgtgctatacaaataaaattgtattgtatAATTGTATAATAATGAActtacttcagaccaacctcttattgatttgcgcccagagcaagagttatttctcacgccgggaaaatagcaacagtgtgtgttagtttatttaaaacattatttaatagtatttaaaggtgcagtgtgtagattttagcggcatctagtggtgaggttgtgaattgcaccCCCCCTTCGTAGCACATAcaattagctgtaattatgcagctggttgccagtaacttactgtaaaagataaagacggaaaatgtttcatgttcatttaactttgaacaaactgttgttagtaaataacataaatgtaaaatctacagtaagttactggcaaccagctgccagtaatactgtaatttatacagacattttttacagtgtagagaagctacggtagccatcacaggaaaaacatgtcatcatctgaaacaacgtagtgacaaatgcgctctgtagagcagtttgtccatttagggctatgTGGAAACATGATGCCGCAAAagggcgacttccatgtaagtaGACCCGcgttgtatgtagataaaaacggctcattctagggtaataaaaacataacagttcattatttaaggtctttatacaccactgaaaacatTGTTATCTATTTATATTGCATTGCTGTCAAAAGATCCCTCTAAAATGTACACCCTGCACCTTTAATAGTCGTAGTAATTTTGTGTAATTTTGTAAAGTTCAGGTTTCAGGTTCCCAGCATTTACGTGCTTTGATAGTGAGAGTAAATGTAGAAATATTGTGTTACATTATGCATTTCTATTAATGTTAATGTTCTGTACTTAAGAGAGTTTCTGTTATGTTGTTGACTCTGAACATTATCTTACATGCTGTTTCAATCAGAAGGCACAAAATGCTAAGACTGGTTGTCTTTTGCAACCTGACAAGTGGTGTTCATTTAAAAAGTTTGAGTGCTTTTAGTACTTTTGTGTGAACCAGTGATTGAATcaaattttaaaaaaacttaattatTCTTAATAACTTCTAGTTTTAACTCAATGTTCTTAGTACATCCAATTCGATATAGTTTGCTGTAAGTtgtcttaattttttttgttgagtCCAAGCAATATTTTTGCAATATCTGTGCTGTGCACTTTTTGCCAAGCTTGCATTTTCAGGTTGAGTTTGATTGTTTTGCTGTGCATAATGCAAGATATATGCTCTGACAGTTTAGACTCTGTCACTGGTTAATCTTGCCTGTAGCGCAGTGCATCTTGGGTTATTGAATTCACAGGAGTTATTTTTTAACAAAGGGTCACCTTGTGGATTTTGCTTCTATTGTCTAAAGACTTCAAAGTTCACAATCTTCTTCTGAATTTGCATTTTGTGTTTGTCGAAACGTGCATACGCTGCTGGTGCTCGTAACAGTACTTtaacttttaaactttttaattaCATTGTGTTCTTACATTCTCACGCGTCTCAGGTACAGTAGCATCAGATACCACGTGCAACAATTATTTGTAACTCTGTTCACAGCATAGCAAAGACTTTGTAAGCAATAATTAACTAGGAAAAACATTCACAGAAAACTATTCTCACTCAAAAATCACACAGTTTTAAGCCTAGGATGAATGGCATGAAAGGTCTTGGACAGTGGGAAAATGAAAACTTGAGGTGACTTTGCTTTGCATTGAATCACATGTTCTGCTCTTCCAGTGAAGGTGATCAAGAGAAGAATCTGGTTAGATGGCTTACCGATTATCAAGAAATACTTAACAAATCAAAGTGTAGCTTCAAACTAATTTGATAGTCAATGACCAGCATCTTAACTAACGgaccttaaagggatattttactgacaaatttaaattctgtcatcatttacttccTCTCATGTTGCTTCAGTCCTGTATaagtttctttgttttgctaaacacaaatgaagatattctaaataataataataataattagttacatttatatagcgcttttccagtgctcaaagcgctttacatatgaatgggggaatctcctcaaccaccaccaatgtgcagcatccacctggatgatgcgacggcagccatattgcgccagaacgctcaccacacaccagcttattagtggagactaataaataatgttaataactaGATATGGGGCACCACccagaaaaaaatgaacttttTGGTTTAGTAAAATATGTTAGATTAACCATTCATAATTTCCAcatagtaatattaaaattaagtaaaattataaattaatacACAATTAATTTATGTTCAACATGTCTAGATAAAAGATAGTCCTAAGTCAATTTTAATCAAAAACCTTAGCATGATCAagtctgcttaaaaaaaatcttcatttatttaacttttaattGTAAAATCCCttaaactaacaaattcaagtgaaatcaacttaaaattCTCAGTACATGTTGTAAGGAATACCCACAATCCTTTGTGCCTgattattttgattatttaaGCTTCATCACAGAataaaaactgataagaactttcactacttaaatatttgttaataaaatgtcatatttaATAACCTTAACTTTGATTGGATATTTCTTGAAATAAAAACTTATGCAATTGTTTATATCactgaatatgtaaatatgctgttcttgttgcatttacacaatGTGAACGGCACTTTAAAGTAACCCAAAAGTCCATACAAGtatgtaaaagaaaataacaaacagtAAATTCAATCTACCTTAAAACAGTAAATCcgatttattaaatatttttaggacATGAATGCTtctgcatttttaaaaagttataGACTTTACctaaatgattaaaataaatctaacgtctaaaataaaaataattaagtcacatttatttaattctttaacaaatgttttaggtattattaagtagattttatttgatgtTGGTAGGTAATTTGTACTTGAAAAAGCAATACATTTTAGTTAATAAAATCCTCGTAATAATTtgcaataaattaaaaaaagttattttttcccCAGTGTATCCATTTCCATAGTAAcatattattattcttatggaAGTCATTGGTGCCCCACATCTGCTTGGTTATAAATAtcctttaaaatatcttcctttgtattcacCAGAACATAGAAATGTATAAAGGTTTGTAgcagcttgagggtgagtaaatgatgacagaactttttttttactgaactatccctttaagaccccTCTGAACCTTAGAGTCGAGTCACAGATCTGAATACTTTCCAGTTTCATCAGACTTCTTTCTCTCTGTTCCAGGTGAGTGGTGCTACCAGAGCCAGTTCTCATCCAATCACACATGTAAAGGTAAAAACACGATGAATGGAATTTGCATAGTCATCCACGTGCATTACTGAAGCAAAGTTTCTCCTAACTGAATGTAAACTTCTGATAAGAAAGTGGTTTGGAAAAACAAGCCTTTTTTCATTCTTGGTCTATTATTGTTTAATGTGTTCAGAGCCTTCTAACTGGTACCAACTTTATCCAATGTGCGGAGGCCAGAGTCAGTCACCCATCAACATTGACACACGCAAAGCAAAATATGAGTCTAAACTGACCAGCTTCATTTTCGAAGGTCATAAGGATGCCATCAATATCTCAGTGGAAAATCATGAACACTCAGGTggatgtgattttttttttttttattcaatccATTCAAATGAATTTACTTTATCCAACTCTAAAATAGAGTGCCGTAAGGATGATGTATTTATGTAAGCTAACCCGGTTAGCGGGAcacaaaaagcccattcattttttcCATAgactctgtgtttaacaaacatttatgaCACACATTTTGTCTTACAAGATAATCTTCACAGATTCTTCACAGACAACTTTCATtaatttttaagtcaaaatgtacctttttatatttttacatttacactttAAAATTTGTCAACAGAATGACGATCAATAACAATATTTACGTCTTCACAGTTCACTTCTCACTTCCTTCATCTGTGAGGGTCCATGGCGGTGGTCTTACAGCCACATACAAAGCCGTTCAATTCCATCTACACTGGGGTGACGACAAGGAGCCGGGATCAGAGCACACCGTGAATGGGAGACGCTATCCTGTGGAGGTTTGAAGCCCATATTGTGATCAAGATCTTGAGATAGACACATCAATCATATTgctttatatttattatgtaaGTAATACTGATTATTTTTTGTGCTTTTTACCCAGCTCCACATTGTTCACATTAAAGAGCAGTACAGCACCATGAAGGAAGCGAAGAATGACTCAACAGGGGTTGCAGTCCTTGCCTTCTTTTTTGAGGTACCTCTGCCACATGTCATCTTTTTTGTGTGatacttttaaagaaaaaagttgaacttgAAAACTCTTGATGGACTAGGCAAATAATAGTCGACACTTTAAGCAAATTAAgcaaatgcttttattcaaagcagcTTAGTGCTTTCTAGATATTTAAACACTTGTTGGTATTCAAAAGTTGGTTAATGAAtgctaaaaataaatgtttgcaaatTTTAGGCAATAGGTGGCATTTTGAAGATGCTAAAATACCACAAGTGCATATATAATACCAAAATTTTGTCTTCAGTTGTCTTCAGAGCAGAACAAACACCTTGATAAAGTTATAGAGGCTTTAGGAAGAGTTCGATATGAAGGTGAGCactactttaaaataattaagtgATATA is a window encoding:
- the ca4c gene encoding LOW QUALITY PROTEIN: carbonic anhydrase IV c (The sequence of the model RefSeq protein was modified relative to this genomic sequence to represent the inferred CDS: deleted 1 base in 1 codon) codes for the protein MAIVSTDVDIEESCRFSPPVYQYLSVQRWHPVETTWKRRRRRKRGKRGGFAVRLKSIVRSSAECVGPVLACERRFVSDFAWSFPSHRWLRPVVGSSSIDIISPSFRRRGVNQCNLRLPTRKTQLEVAAPFIRLLSLCSGEWCYQSQFSSNHTCKEPSNWYQLYPMCGGQSQSPINIDTRKAKYESKLTSFIFEGHKDAINISVENHEHSVHFSLPSSVRVHGGGLTATYKAVQFHLHWGDDKEPGSEHTVNGRRYPVELHIVHIKEQYSTMKEAKNDSTGVAVLAFFFELSSEQNKHLDKVIEALGRVRYEGNHSAIVGFRLADIVPEPGKLGYYRYSGSLTTPGCDQIVVWTVFNQTLHISQKQLASLTQQVIFETGKPVTGIFRPLQNLNERTVYTSMKNHGVCVLPGLITLFLCFFCAFGQQRCFY